The Bradyrhizobium sp. LLZ17 genomic sequence GCTCCGGAGTGATCGCACAAAAGGTCGGGATGACGCGGGTCTTTACAGAGGCCGGCGAACATATCCCCGTGACCGTGCTGAAGCTCGGCAATTGCCAGGTCGTAGCCCACCGCACTGAAGAGAAGAACGGCTACGTCGCGCTCCAGCTTGGTGCCGGCAGCCGCAAGACCGTGTATCTGCCCAAGGCAGAGCGCGGCCAGTTCGCGGTCGCCAAGGTGGAGCCGAAGCGGCAGGTCGAGGAATTCCGCGTCTCCGCGGATGCCATGATCCCGGTTGGTGCCGAGATCCTGGCCGACCACTTCGTCGTCGGCCAGTTCGTCGATGTCACCGGTACCTCGGTCGGTAAGGGTTTTGCCGGCGGTATGAAGCGCTGGAACTTCGGCGGTCTGCGCGCCACCCACGGCGTGTCGGTCTCGCACCGTTCGAT encodes the following:
- the rplC gene encoding 50S ribosomal protein L3 translates to MRSGVIAQKVGMTRVFTEAGEHIPVTVLKLGNCQVVAHRTEEKNGYVALQLGAGSRKTVYLPKAERGQFAVAKVEPKRQVEEFRVSADAMIPVGAEILADHFVVGQFVDVTGTSVGKGFAGGMKRWNFGGLRATHGVSVSHRSIGSTGGRQDPGKTWKNKKMPGHMGVDRITTLNLRVVQTDVERGLILVEGAVPGSKGGWIRVRDAVKKPLPKEAPKPGKFKVAGGEAEAAAQQEGA